The Silvibacterium dinghuense DNA window AAAACACCGGTCTTCGCATGAAAACGTCGGGCGGCGCAAACTCTTTTCATCACAGAGGACACAGAGAAATCCGCACCACCGCAAACATACCGGGTGCCCCACGTCTCGTTTTGAGACGTGGGTTCGCAGTACATCGAATCGCGGCCAGAGGGAGAGGGCCGAAGGCGACCGCCCTGCCGGGTGCCCCGTCCAAGCTCCGCTTGGGCGGGAAGCACGAACCTGCGCTACACCCTATCCCTTGCGTTTCAGGCCCGTTTGCCGCCGACAAACATCCAGGCCAGCGAACAGAGCGTGATCAGCGCGATGATGCCCTGCGAGGTTACGCAGTAAAGGCACCACACTTCGAGCTTGTGCGCTTCGATGTTGGTCAAATAAAGCGCGTATCCCAGCCCGACGACCGAGGCCAGCAGCGTAGCGCCGCGCCGCCGTGCCAGCGCCACGATCGCCAGGGCCAGGTAGCCCGCGATGCCGATCGCCGCAACCGGCACCGGCCCGATCATGGCGTAGCGGCTGTGATTCACAATGCCGCAGTCCCAGTGCGCGTTGATGTCGCAGGGCTGCACATCGTTCGTATAGTGGACGTGCAGGGCAAGGCTCGAGACAATCACGCCAGCCAGGGCAAGAACAGCAATCAGATACCGCATCCGGCAACTTTCTCCTTCTTGCAGCGTCCCTTATAGGAAGAGGCGGCCGCCGTGCGCCGCTCGCGGGACCCCGCTCCTAGGAGATAAGATTAAATCACCAGCTATGAAGCGTATTCTTTCTGCCGCCTTCGCCGTCGCCGCTCTCTTTGCCGCTGCCTCGCCTCTCAGCCACGCGCAGAACGCGCTCAAGCCGCCGGCGGGCTCGCACGTCGCCATCGTTGAGTTCGCCGACCTCGAGTGCCCCATGTGCGGACACGAGAATCCCGTGCTCATGGATGCCGTCGCCAAGTACCACGTGCCCTGGGTGCGTCACGACTTCCCGCTGCAGATGCACGTGTGGAGCTTCCAGGCCGCAGTCAACGCCCGCTGGTTCGACACCCAGAACAAGAAGCTGGGCGATGACTACCGCAACGCAGTCTTTGCCAACCAGAACAATATCGAAACCAAGGACGACCTCGCCGGCTTCACGCAGAAGTTCGCCCAGCAGCACGGTACCGCGCTGCCCTTCGTGGTCGATCCCCAGGGCAAGCTGACCGCCGAGGTCAAGGCCGATTACAACCTCGGCATGCAGCTTGGCGTCCACCAGACGCCCACCGCATGGGTCGTCACCGACGGCACCGGCGGAGCCGCCCCGCACACCGAGGTCAAGGACTTCAACAAGCTCTACACCATGCTCGACGAAGCCATCGCCCAGACCAGCCACGGCCACAAGTAGGGGATAGGGTGTAGGGGGTAGGGTATAGTTTTGCCGCTGCCCTATGTCTCCGTGAAATCCGGGTGCCCACCCATGACAAGCAGTTGGTCATGGGTGGGTCTCCGAAGAATTCAACGAGCAGGAACGAGAATTCTGCTAACCCTGGACGGCCAGCCCCTAACAAGGCTGGCCGTCGGCTTTTCTACACCCTATCCCCTATCCCCTATCCCCTACACCCTTCGTTATGATTGAGGCCGATATGTCCTTCGCAGCGAATCTCGACGCAATGCAGGCCGCGCTCCGTGAAGCCGGTCTCGACGGCTGGCTCTTCTACGATCACCACCACCGCGACCCCATCTCTTACCGCATTCTCGGCCTGCCGGAGAACGCGCACGTCACCCGTCGCTGGTACTACCTCATCCCCGCCGTGGGCGAGCCGCGCAAGCTCGTGCATCGCATTGAAGCCGGCCGCCTCGACACGCTGCCCGGCACCAAGGGCGTCTACTCCTCCTGGCAGGAGCTCGAGTCAGGCCTCGCGACCATGCTGCGGCCCTTCACCAAGCTCGCCATGCAGTATTCGCCGCGCAACGCCATCATGTACGTCTCTATGGTCGACGCCGGCACCGTCGAGTTCCTCCACGAGCTGGGCAAGACCATCGTCAGTTCCGCCGACCTCGTCAGCCAGTTCGAAGCCGTGCTCTCCACCGCCGCCATCACCAGCCACTTCGAGGCCCAGGCCGCCATTGACTCAATCCTCGCCGAAGGCTTCCGTGAGATCGGCCGCCGCGTACGCCCGGCCTCCGGCGCACCCGTTCGCACCACCGAGTACGACATCGTGCAGTGGCTCTCCGAGGCCATGCGCCGCGAAGGCCTCACCTGGGAGAACGGTCCCAACGTCTCGGTGAACGAGAACAGCTCGGACTCGCACTACGAGCCCACCGCGGAAGGTTCGAAGGAGATCAAGGACGGCGACTTCGTCCTCATCGACATCTGGGGCCGCAAGAACCGTCCCGAGACCTGCTATTACGACATCACCTGGACCGGCGTCGTCGGCCGCGAGCCCTCGGCCGAGGAACAGAAGGTCTTCTCCACCGTCATCGCCGCTCGCGACGCCGCCATCCAGGCCGTCACCGATGCCTACGCCGCCCACCGTCCCATCGCCGGATGGCAGGCTGACGACGCCTGCCGCAAGGTGATCGCCGACGCCGGCTATGGCGAGTGGTTCACCCACCGCACCGGACACAATATCGGCTTCGAAATCCACGGCTCGGGCGCGCACCTCGACAACCTCGAGACCCACGACGAGCGCCTGCTGCTGCCCCACACCTGCTTCTCGGTCGAGCCCGGCATCTACCTGCCCAGCTTCGGCGTGCGCAGCGAGATCGACATGATCACCAGCAACGACAAGGCAGTAGTCACCGGCCGCATCCAGACCGAGCTGGTGAGAATCTAGCCGGGTGCCCCATCCATGGCAAGCAGTTGGTCATGGGTGGGTCGGACATAAAAGCGAGTAGAGCGAACAGGAGTCATTCATGACCCAACCGGGCAGGTGGCCATACAAGCCCGCTGTTGACTTGTGTGGGCCACCTGCACCCACTGGCCGCTTTCCCACTGGCCGTCTTTGCGACTGATCACTGGCCACTGAGTCTCTCACGCTGCTGTATATTCAAAATGATGGCCTCGAAGGTGCAAGTTCCCGCAAAACCGGAAATCAAGGGTTTTGTCTACTCCGCGCTCCTCGCGGGATGGCTGATCCCCGGCGCGGGCCACCTGCTTGTCGGCAAGTGGGGACGCGCCCTGCTGCTCTTCGCCTCGATCACCGCCATGTTCTGGCTGGGCATCGCCATGCAGGGCAAGCTCTACCAGCCCAACACCGGCGACGTGCTCGACATGCTCGGCTTCGCGGGCGACCTCGGCAACGGTCTCTATTACATCCTCGGCCGCATCTTCGACCTCGGCCACAGTGCCGTGCAGATCGCCACCGCCGACTACGGCACCAAGTTCGTCGTCGTCGCCGGCCTGCTGAACTTCATCTCCGCGGTCGACGCGCACAATCTGCGCATCGGGAGGAAGCTCTAATGTTCGCCCCCTCGCACTTCACCGCGGTGCTGCTCTTCGCCACCTTCGCCTCCGTGGTCTTCGGTATCACGCAGCGCTCCACCCCGCGCGCCATGGTGCGCTACGGCCTCTTCTGCTGGGTCTGCTTCGTCGGAGTGGTCATCGCCGCCAGCTGGCTGATGTTTTTCATCCGCCGGTAAAACAGGGGATAGGGTTTAGTTTTCCGGGTGCCCCCATCCAAGCTCCGCTTGAGTGGGAGGCACAACCCCTCACCCGGCCACGCCTTTCCTACACCCCACCCCCTATACCCTGTCTTTCCGCTCCCACAGCATGGCATCGAACGTATGCATCGGACGGAAACCCGTCTGCTCATAGAGCGCAACCGCGCCGCGATTAGCCTTGGTCACGGTCAGCGTCAGTGCCCGGAAGCCACGCTCCCGCACATTGGCCACGCAGGCATCGAGCAGCGCGCGCCCCAGTCCCAGCCCGCGCAGCGAGGGCGCCACGCACAGCTGCGTCACATGCGCCACATCCTCCCGCACGCGGGAACAGAGCAGCAGGCCGGCCAGGTTATATCCGCCGCCATGTCCACCCGGATAGGTCAGTACCCGCGAAGCCTCGGCATCGAAGAAGCCGCAGCCCGGAAAGCGCACGATGTTATGCAGAAAGCGCAGTGACCCGGCCACCGTGCGGTACTGGTCATTGATATGGCTGTCCAGATGCCCGGAATATGCCTCCGAAATCAGGCGCGAGGCAGGGTGAAAATCCTCATCCCGCCACGGCCGCATGGCAATGCCGGCCGGAAATGCCTTGGGGCGTATCGGGTGCTTCTCTTCGAGGTCCAGCCGCAGAAAGAGCCGTTCCGCAATCTCGAAGCCCGTACGCTCGAAGACCTCCGAATGCGCACCATGAGGATGCAGCAATAGCTGCGACTCGATCCGGTCCACACCCGGCGAGTGCTCCAGCAGTTCGACCAGGCTTTCCAGCAGCCGGCTCTCGATCTCCTCACGGCTGGTCGCCGAACCCGGCGGTGGCGCCGCAAAGACATCGCCGATCACCGCCTTGTTCTCTTCATACACGCAGAAGACATAACCGGCGATGCGTCCGCCCTCGATGGCCACATACCCGGGCAACACACGCGAATCCAGGTACTGCAGCAACAGGTTCGCAGACGCGCGGTAATCCCACTGCAGCCGCTCGCTCCACACGCGCGCCTCCGCATCCAGCAGCGGACGCAGGCTCGCTGCCGAAAAATGCCGGAGATCGAGAATCTCGAGATGCAGTGCTGGAGTCATGGCGTACTAGAGCCTGTTATGAACTTTCCCGCGGCGGACGCTGGGAGCCAATTTTTACGAGATCGAGGAGCGAGTTGCGACGGATATTGGGCCATATCCTAGCAGCGAGCGACGAAGAGGTCGGGAAAATTAGCCCCAGCCCTTCGGGTTGCGGGGAAAATCGGCCCATACTTCGTTGTCGTCCTCGCCTTGGAATCGCCAATGTCTCCGTCCTCCGTCTCGTCTGGGCCGATTTTCCCGCGCAACGCCGCTTGCGCGAAAGTTCATAACAGGCTCTAGATTGTGAAAGAGTATCTCGTCTTGATACACGAATCCGGCACAGGCTTCGCTCGCCGTTACCAGTTCAGAACCGGCACATCCACATCGGAATCTAAAAAAATACAGAAATCACGGATCGTGCATGGCAGGCCCGGGGACAGAGGGCCACCCGCTCAAAATCAATTTTTGCACGAAACCGGCTCCGCGGCGGCGCTGGTGTCACGGTGTTTTTACTGTGCTGCGGATACCGAGTACACAACCAGGTCCTGCGCAGGATAGGTAAAGAGCGGCTCGTACCTGCGCCCCTGCAGCAGCTTTTCGAGTCGCGGCGGGTGAGAGGCGCGCACCACCAGCAGATGTTGCCCCGCAGGCACCCCATCCGTGTCGTAGTTCACTACTCTGCTATTGCGGTAGAACGAGAGCCCGTACTCCACATCGCGCCGCACCTCGAAGACCGCCACTGTCCCGCCCTCCGGCTGGATCTGCGCAAGAATCCGCGCCAGGGGCCGTGCGGAATAGGTCAGGTCGATCAGCGTGATATTCCGTTTGCTGTCCGCAACCGCCTTGATGCCGAAGAAAGGCCCCACGCCGAAGAGGTACAGCAGCATGATCACCATCGGCACCATGGTCGCAATACGGAACCGCTTGAGCCCGAAGCGATACACGGTGATCAGGATGAAGACCGCGGCCGCGAAAGCCGTCATCGCTCCGGCCACAATGGCGCTGACCGGCGGCATCTCTTCCGGATGCTGCAGATGCAGCGGCAGCAGCACCACAAACGCCGTGAGCACCCCCACCAGCAGCGCATGCAGCACCAGAATCCACGGCTTGAGGCCACGCTCACGCACACGGTTCAGATAATCGCCGGTCAGGATGGTCAGAGGAGGAATCGAAGGAAGGATGTAGCCGGGAAGCTTCGACTGCGAGAAGGAAAAAAAGAAGATCGGGATCAGCGCCCACAGCACCAGGAACTCGGGAAAGGCATCGCCGGCGCGGAAGCTGCCCATGTAGTGGCCCTTCACCCGTCGCGCCCGCCATTCCGCAATCGAGCCCCGAATGGCATCGATCAGCGCCGCAATCGCCGGAACTGCCCATGGCGTAATCGACAGCAGCAGGATCGGCAGGTAGTACCAGAAGTACTGCTGATGCTGATAGCGGTCGGTCGCGAAACGCTCCAGGTTGTGCTGCAGGAAGAAGGTTCGGAAGAAGCTCGGATTCCGCTTCTGCACCGCAATGAACCACGGCAGCACCATCGCCAGGTAGAGCACCACGCCCGGCCACCAGATCGTCCGTCGCAGGATCGACCACTCCCGCCGCAGCGCCGCAAACGCCACCAGGATCACCACCGCCAGGAACGGAGCCACCGGCCCCTTGGCCAGCGTCGCCGCGCCGACGAAGAAGTACAGGTCGAAGAGCCAGAACTTGCTGTCCGTCTCATACCACGCATACCAGCCCAGCATGCCGATGCAGAACGGCGCGGCCAGCTGCATGTCGGTCGAAGCACCGCGGGCGAAGCTCAGGATGCCCGCGCACGATGCCGTGATCAGCGCCGCATCCAGCTGCCCGCCACGGCGGAAGCGCCGGATGTGCAGATAGATCAGCGTAACCAGGATGAAGGCAAAGCTCGCCGAAGGCAGACGCGCCGACCAGTCGTGCACGCCGAACTCGCGGAAGCTGAACATCGCCCGCCAGTAGTAGAGCGCCGGCTTCTCCAGCCACGGCTTGCCCCACAGGATCGGCGTGATGAAGTCATGCCGGGCCAGCATCTCGCGCGCAATCTGTGCATACCGCGGCTCGTCGGCGCCGACCAGCCCCAACCCATCGCCGCCGAAGACAGGCACCAGGCCGTAGAAGAGAAAGAACGAAGTCAGCACAAACAGCGTGCCGGCCTCGAGCACCGTCTTGAAAGACGGAAGATGTTGCCGGAAATCCCCCGGATTCTGCCTTAGAGCTCTAATTCTGGAAGAAATACCCACAGTCGTTTCTAGTCTCGCAGGGAACTCTCGCTAAGGCTAACAGATACAACGCAAACGGACGATAAAGGCTCAGGACGCGCCACCAGTCCACAGTTGCCAGTGAACAGTCCACAGTTGCCGGGAGCCCCACCCATGGCAAGCCGTTGGTCATGGATGGGGCTCCGAAGAACCCCAGATCGCGACCAAAGGGAGCGGAGGCCGGAGGCGATCCGCCCTGCGCGAAACAGCCGGGTGCCCCGTCCAAGCTCCGCTTGGGCGGGAAGGCACGAACCCCAGCAAACCCCAGCTCGCGACCAACGGAAGCGGGGACCGAAGGCAAATCGCCCTGCGCGAAGCAGCACTCGGCCGATCGAGAACGAGCCCTACACCCTATCCCCTACACCCTGCCTTTGTGCCCGGAGACGGCTTTGAAGACACGCGAGAATCTGCTCCTCGGCCACCGGCAGCGGCCCTGCGAGCGTGCAGCCGCTGGCATGGTGATGGCCGCCGCCGCCGAAGACCTCGGCTACGCTGGCCACATTCAGCACCCCTTTGCTGCGGATGGAGAGCCGCACCTTCCGATCCGGCAACTCGCGCAGGAAGACGGCGATTTCCACGCCCGCAATCCCGATCGCGTAATTCACCAGCCCCTCGCAGTCTTCCTCGACGGCCTTGGTTCGCAGCATGTCTTCGTGGGTCACCCACATCCAGGCGATGTTGCCCTCGCGCCGCAGGTTGCAGAGCGCCGCGCCCAGCAGCAGCATCTTCGCTTCCGGATGCGCAAAGTACGTGTTCTGCGCAATCGTCATCGGATTCGCGCCAAGCCGCACCAGGTCTCCCGCCAGTTCGAAGGTATGCATGTCCGTACCCGCGTAACAGAACGAGCCGGTATCGGTCAGCACCGCCGTGTAGAGACAGGTCGCCATCTCCGGCGTCACGCGTGCCCCGGCTGCCAGCGCCAGGTCGTAGACCATCTCCGCCACCGCGCACGCCCGGTGATCGATCCAGTTCACATGCCCGAAGGCCCGGCCGCTCACATGATGGTCGATGTTGATCAGGAAGCGTCCTTCCAGTCCCTCGAGACGCGAGCGCTCGATCCCGTCACACTCCAGCAGGATCACCGCATCGTAGGGCCCATCGACCGTGCACATCTGCCGGATA harbors:
- a CDS encoding vitamin K epoxide reductase family protein, which codes for MRYLIAVLALAGVIVSSLALHVHYTNDVQPCDINAHWDCGIVNHSRYAMIGPVPVAAIGIAGYLALAIVALARRRGATLLASVVGLGYALYLTNIEAHKLEVWCLYCVTSQGIIALITLCSLAWMFVGGKRA
- a CDS encoding DsbA family protein — translated: MKRILSAAFAVAALFAAASPLSHAQNALKPPAGSHVAIVEFADLECPMCGHENPVLMDAVAKYHVPWVRHDFPLQMHVWSFQAAVNARWFDTQNKKLGDDYRNAVFANQNNIETKDDLAGFTQKFAQQHGTALPFVVDPQGKLTAEVKADYNLGMQLGVHQTPTAWVVTDGTGGAAPHTEVKDFNKLYTMLDEAIAQTSHGHK
- a CDS encoding M24 family metallopeptidase yields the protein MSFAANLDAMQAALREAGLDGWLFYDHHHRDPISYRILGLPENAHVTRRWYYLIPAVGEPRKLVHRIEAGRLDTLPGTKGVYSSWQELESGLATMLRPFTKLAMQYSPRNAIMYVSMVDAGTVEFLHELGKTIVSSADLVSQFEAVLSTAAITSHFEAQAAIDSILAEGFREIGRRVRPASGAPVRTTEYDIVQWLSEAMRREGLTWENGPNVSVNENSSDSHYEPTAEGSKEIKDGDFVLIDIWGRKNRPETCYYDITWTGVVGREPSAEEQKVFSTVIAARDAAIQAVTDAYAAHRPIAGWQADDACRKVIADAGYGEWFTHRTGHNIGFEIHGSGAHLDNLETHDERLLLPHTCFSVEPGIYLPSFGVRSEIDMITSNDKAVVTGRIQTELVRI
- a CDS encoding DUF6677 family protein — encoded protein: MASKVQVPAKPEIKGFVYSALLAGWLIPGAGHLLVGKWGRALLLFASITAMFWLGIAMQGKLYQPNTGDVLDMLGFAGDLGNGLYYILGRIFDLGHSAVQIATADYGTKFVVVAGLLNFISAVDAHNLRIGRKL
- a CDS encoding GNAT family N-acetyltransferase; protein product: MTPALHLEILDLRHFSAASLRPLLDAEARVWSERLQWDYRASANLLLQYLDSRVLPGYVAIEGGRIAGYVFCVYEENKAVIGDVFAAPPPGSATSREEIESRLLESLVELLEHSPGVDRIESQLLLHPHGAHSEVFERTGFEIAERLFLRLDLEEKHPIRPKAFPAGIAMRPWRDEDFHPASRLISEAYSGHLDSHINDQYRTVAGSLRFLHNIVRFPGCGFFDAEASRVLTYPGGHGGGYNLAGLLLCSRVREDVAHVTQLCVAPSLRGLGLGRALLDACVANVRERGFRALTLTVTKANRGAVALYEQTGFRPMHTFDAMLWERKDRV
- a CDS encoding ArnT family glycosyltransferase, whose protein sequence is MLEAGTLFVLTSFFLFYGLVPVFGGDGLGLVGADEPRYAQIAREMLARHDFITPILWGKPWLEKPALYYWRAMFSFREFGVHDWSARLPSASFAFILVTLIYLHIRRFRRGGQLDAALITASCAGILSFARGASTDMQLAAPFCIGMLGWYAWYETDSKFWLFDLYFFVGAATLAKGPVAPFLAVVILVAFAALRREWSILRRTIWWPGVVLYLAMVLPWFIAVQKRNPSFFRTFFLQHNLERFATDRYQHQQYFWYYLPILLLSITPWAVPAIAALIDAIRGSIAEWRARRVKGHYMGSFRAGDAFPEFLVLWALIPIFFFSFSQSKLPGYILPSIPPLTILTGDYLNRVRERGLKPWILVLHALLVGVLTAFVVLLPLHLQHPEEMPPVSAIVAGAMTAFAAAVFILITVYRFGLKRFRIATMVPMVIMLLYLFGVGPFFGIKAVADSKRNITLIDLTYSARPLARILAQIQPEGGTVAVFEVRRDVEYGLSFYRNSRVVNYDTDGVPAGQHLLVVRASHPPRLEKLLQGRRYEPLFTYPAQDLVVYSVSAAQ
- a CDS encoding DHH family phosphoesterase, with the translated sequence MDKIDNIHEVLSAIERSERLLVSAHARPDGDAIGSILAMGMVLEQMGKQVDMVSCDRVPLIYRGLPCAPRIRQMCTVDGPYDAVILLECDGIERSRLEGLEGRFLINIDHHVSGRAFGHVNWIDHRACAVAEMVYDLALAAGARVTPEMATCLYTAVLTDTGSFCYAGTDMHTFELAGDLVRLGANPMTIAQNTYFAHPEAKMLLLGAALCNLRREGNIAWMWVTHEDMLRTKAVEEDCEGLVNYAIGIAGVEIAVFLRELPDRKVRLSIRSKGVLNVASVAEVFGGGGHHHASGCTLAGPLPVAEEQILACLQSRLRAQRQGVGDRV